A window from Piliocolobus tephrosceles isolate RC106 chromosome 11, ASM277652v3, whole genome shotgun sequence encodes these proteins:
- the FAM124B gene encoding protein FAM124B isoform X2, which yields MDETQGPLAMTVHLLANSGHGSLLQRALDQLLDCICPEVRLFQVSERASPVKYCEKSHSKRYRFPGMSVLLFLHKSLGEDRLFRILDCLQHSPWQCYPTQDTWGRLCPYLFANQEFYSLDSQMPIWGVRQVHCGSEILRVTLYCSFDNYEDAIRLYEMILQREATLQKSNFCFFVLYATKSFALQLSLKQLPPGMSVDPKESSVLQFKVREIGQLVPLLPNPCIPISSTRWQTQDYDGNKILLQRWESSSVAQTGVQWCRHSSLRSPPSGFK from the exons ATGGATGAGACCCAGGGGCCTCTGGCCATGACTGTCCATCTTCTTGCCAACTCCGGGCACGGTTCGCTTCTGCAGAGGGCTCTGGACCAGCTCCTGGATTGCATTTGCCCAGAGGTCCGGCTCTTTCAGGTGTCTGAACGGGCTAGTCCTGTGAAATACTGTGAAAAGTCCCATTCCAAGCGGTACCGGTTTCCAGGGATGTCCGTATTGCTTTTCCTGCACAAAAGCCTGGGAGAGGATCGGCTATTTCGCATCCTGGATTGTCTCCAGCATTCGCCATGGCAGTGCTACCCCACCCAGGACACTTGGGGAAGGCTGTGTCCCTACCTTTTTGCCAACCAGGAGTTCTACAGCCTGGACAGCCAGATGCCCATCTGGGGGGTGAGGCAGGTGCACTGTGGCTCCGAGATCCTGAGGGTGACGCTCTACTGCAGTTTTGATAACTATGAAGACGCCATCAGACTCTATGAGATGATCTTGCAGAGAGAAGCCACCTTACAAAAGAGCAATTTTTGTTTCTTCGTGCTGTATGCCACCAAGAGCTTTGCTCTGCAGCTCTCCCTGAAGCAGCTGCCCCCGGGAATGTCAGTGGACCCTAAAGAGTCTTCGGTGCTGCAGTTTAAGGTTCGAGAGATCGGCCAGTTAGTGCCTCTGCTACCCAATCcatgcattcccatcagcagcaCCAGGTGGCAGACTCAGGATTACGATGGCAACAAGATTCTGCTTCAG agatgggaatcttcctctgttgcccagactggagtgcagtggtgccgtcacAGCTCCCTGAGGTCTCCACcgtctgggttcaaatga